GCAACAACTGCAAgactattatttttacaatattattataaatatataacaaatattctaGTGCACGATTCTAACACTTTTCAAAACCaaacaaaagaattaagaaaaaatatattaaaagtaatataaaaatcccttaatattttaatcttaaattttatttatattattcaactttatgtaaataaaacatttaatctaattaatctttaaaattcaaacaaatctATCTATTATAAAGAAGATaagttgcaaaaaaaaaaattaacaaatctTATTAGATTAAACTCTAATATTAGCttagaaaaatttaattcaattttatgaaGTCAAAGAGATGATATTTGTATAACTTGTATGCTATAATTTGATcttatatgaaatttttaacaaaaataatttatttaaaaacaatacaCATTATTATCATATAATACATGAATCCCCTCATATTTATACAAGAATATGAACTTATGAAAATATATGaacttacaaaaattataaactgTAAACAAAACAGCCCTCCAGGGCACAAAGTATTACAGATTGATAAAATGTAGAGAACAATGAGTGATTCCTTTTATTATATACTTGCACAGTTGCAGATGAAGAACATGTTAACAGAAACTGATCAGATAACTCAAATCAGCACTGGTAACATCTTTGATCATATGATGCTGTGACTCAATTCTTCTGTTATGTTGGTTTTCTTGAGGAAACCAGAAAACCATTGTGCAGAAAGTTTTGGAATTCTGATAAGAGTGTGTCTATCCACATAATGAAGTCCAAACATTGTGTTATAACCCATTGCCCATTCAAAGTTATCCAATAAAGACCATATCATGTATCCTCTTACATCTGCACCATTCCTACATATCATAAAATCACTCTTTATTAGCACACAAAGTAATTCAAATGGCCCTAATTCAAACAAGGACATTGGTACCCTTCACACACCTTATGGCTCTAAGGAGGGCTGCAAGATAAGCCTTGTGGAATTCTATTCGTTTGAAATCTTGCAATAAATCATGTACTGTTTCATCTGGTTTGAGCAGTGATGAATATCCTGAAACAAATTTTGTATATAACAAACCAAAATTTGTTATCTAACTCATTTCTCAAAAACCAGACATACATAATCATTAGCAAATTTCCATAGTTATTGTTCTTGGCCTCAGATGAGtaccttttttaaattatttataaggtTTCAGCTAACTAGGTTTACCAAACACATCAAAAATGGAAACAGAAAATGTTTTTGGATAATCAATTCACCCACCATTTTCTGTAATATACATAGGCAGATTATGGTATCTTATCTTAATGTAGTCAACTATTTTCTCCATGCCCTGTGGAACCACACAGTAGAATGGTATTCCTGTCTGctaaaaacaacaaattataCCAGAGATTATGTTCAACACTTACTCTATTGTCAAAAATTTGAgtacacaacacaacacaatgAAAAAGAGGGTGAGGGACATAAAGTTATACCGGATCACCAATTGGAATGCCATCTCTTGTTGAAATTGTTTCCAAAAAACCTGTTATTGGATGATTTGATCCAAGAGAACAAGTAGAAAGGGTGCAATCTTTGACATAGAGGGTTGCATAGTGATTGATGCCAATGAAGTCTATGCTTCCTTTTATAAGACTCTTCTCCTTAGGAGAGAACACTGGCAACTTACTCCCAAGGATAGAGAGCATCTCTGTAGGGTACTTTCCAAAAACCAGAGGATCTAATACCCTTTTTGTCatcaaaaagaaaaggaaaatttttattacttaaaccaCAAACACTGAACTCTAGTTGCATTGCATCTATTAAAACATTAGTTCTTAACAACTTACCAGGCTATGCTAAAAGCCAAGGCCCTTCTCACAGCTTGTCTATCACATTCTTCGTCTCTAAGTGGTTCGTACATTTCTGTGATTACAACAATGCCAATATTTCCACCTTGTTTTTTCTGGATCAGCATGATTATTTTACTGGTTAAACTCTTATCTTAGCCTTTAATCCTCTTTTCCCTAACTAGAAAACGTGACGTGACAACAAATGATATGGTTTACAACATTCTTTGTTACCTGAAAGTGCTTGCGGTATAATTCGACAGCCTTGGCATGTGACAGTAACAAATTGTGCATGACAATGAGAGGCTCGACATCAGAGTTACCAGCAGAACAATTTCCAAAGGGTGGAGAACAGTGACCAGGGGGATATTTTCCATTCAAAAATCCATAGTTTGCAGTCAGTGCTGGTTCATTGATTGTAATCCAATACTTAACCCTGTCTCCAAAGCTCTTAAAACAGATTTCAGCAAAATGAACAAAATCTCTCCTACAACAAAGAAAGTACAGTCATAAAAGTTTCTTTCACTGTTCTCTTGGCTCAGAATTTTGGACTATTAATGATTATGCAGGAGGAATTATCAGTTTACAGGACAATGCACTGAAGAAATGATATACTTCCAAGTTCTTTAGCATCACACATCAGAAGTAAACTAAGAAGACAGCAGTGGATTTACTGCATAAGGGGACTGATCCAGCCACCATATCTTTCCTCCAATTCTTGTGGCAAGTCTTGATGATGAATTGTCACAAATGGCTCAATTCCTGGATTAAGTACACCATGTTCAGATTTATGCACAGCTTAGGACAATCTCATGctgttataaatataaacagAGAAATGTTAGTGACACACTCTCATGTATTTGCTGAAATTCAGGAGTCTactcatttttcatttgttaGGTTTCACTCACAAACTAGTAGAGCAGAAATGAGTTTAACCAACGGAGGAAAGCCTAAAAGAGTGTGTTGTATGGAGAATGTTAAAGAAAGTATTGCTAGCTCTTCTAACATTAACCATTTGAAGTTtcactaaattattttagttagatGTGTTAAAATGGGTTCCTAGGTTGGCTCGACTCGTACAGTGAACCGATCCGTGTAAGCTAAGTTGACTCTATTACTTTTTTGAGAAGTGTTATTTCATATAGTATTGAGCCTTAAAACATCCAAGGATTGAATACTATCAATctaaagacaaaacaaagatgcACTATGAAATATGAAGAACCGAGTGAGTATTGACATTGGCATTGGCATTTCACCTCTAAGCAGCAGATTGTCAATAATCTTATTGTAAAACATTATCCCTCTTGGGTTTATGCTCCCATATCTCCCTCCTGTTACATCTCATGAAGATCAAACTAAGCAGAAAATGTGAAAGAGAAGATTATGGGAACTAGCATGTAAGTATTTTAAATGATTACTTGGCAAAATCCTGGTCCATGAAATAGAAAATCGATATACATTTACTCCAAGAGACGAAATCAACTCAATGTCTTCCTGTGGAATGTCAAGGAAGCAGTTAAGTGAGTCAATAATACAAGTAAGTCAGAGTATGTAAATACAAAGATGACATTTACCAAATAACGATGATAATGATCATCTGCAATGTCACCATTGTCACCATTGTTTATCTTACCTGAAAACAGATCAAGTTCCACAGTGATTATCCATAATTCTGCAGCTGAATGCACCACAAGCATTCTAGAGTGAAACAAGCTCatcaattttcataatttatttaccTGGTGTATGGCTAAAAACATCCCAGTTGCTTAAACCTTTGCCATCTTCAGAAGGTGCTCCTTCAACCTGTTGTTGCAGAAAGATTTTAAACTCCAGTATATACATTTTTCTATGTTTAATAGTTGTTGATAACTTCATATAAGTATCGGTGAAAATATTGAAGGTTTAACCTGATACGATGAAGTACTTATTCCAAAGATGAAGCCTTCTGGGAACTGAGATATGCTGATTTCAGGTTGAATTTGATGCGAACTTTGGACATGAAAGTGGAGAAAGCAGAGCAGTATCATCACAGCACTTCTCTTCATTTTGTTGGTATGATTAAACTGATGCAACAGAAACGTTTCAAAGCTTATAAGACAacataaattattcaaaaattgTCGCCACCATGCATTAAAGGTATACAGTAACAGTTAATTAACCATCATGATtagaataaactttaaattttattatatatataatttaattcatatcTATTTAATTCTGAATATTTTTGTAGTTGAAGATTGAAGAAAAGACTGTATTGATGTGATTTTTGAGAGTCACTAACATCCAATGATTTGTTATCTTTAACCTAACTCCCAATTATGATTGGTCACCCGTGATCTTGAAGCTTGCGAATCTTTGTCTACATCTGGTTAAACAAATATACTTATCAATCTTTCTTtaggaaaatgtttttttttataccgCTGTAagttgataatttatttttagagatatttttagtaattaaaaaaaattaatttttacatttttaaagaaaaacgaaaaacgaaaaatgaaaaaaataaaataataagtataaagtgtgtttaaaaatttattcttgttaaaacaatagtattattatttttttgagatAGATCACTTAAAGatgaaaaaactttattaatattaaaaaaacacatgtgtatgtttattttttttattatattcgaaaataataaaattactattataaatatgaacatgaataatttatgatttttggcaaaaatgccaccgcctccttataggcttcggttcaatGGCAACCGAGGTctataaggcgaagtaaaatgtcaaatctgcacCAGTGACTACATcctcaattatattttcttaatacgTTTGCCTCTTCTTTTCTCTCAACGTAGTGCATTTCCCGTCCAATTCAACCTTGTTCTTCCCCATTCTTTTAtgatcttcatttttttcttgaatcagaTCTTCATTTTTGTCTTGAATCAAAGGTCAGTTTTGGGTTCGTGGTAGAGTCCTCTTCAAATCCACTCAGACAGTTTCCTTCATCTTCTCTACACTGGTGCATGGCGGTGCATAGAATTTTGGATACCACCCAAAAATTCTTGCACCTGTAAAGGTTCCAAAAATCCCCAATTTCATTTCTCTGCCTATTTTCACAATCCTGCAAGTGACCATGGTTAATGTTGTAACATTTCTCAACCCAAACCATATCCATTAACATTTCCAGTTCAATTCATATAATCATTAATTCTAGAACATAAAACCCTAAGTTTCCAAACCCTAAAAGTTGTTCATCTGATTACCTCCAATTAACTCCAATTACAACGTAATTCAATAACCGTATCCAATAATCAACCAACAAAAGCAACTCCCTTTTCCCCCTATTGGAATCAACCCCAAAACcccaaaacaacaaaaatgagTCACATTTAGCTCCAATCGCCTGGCGGATGTTCATCATCGCTAGGCGGATCATATAGAAACCTAGAAAATTCGGTTGGAAAGCATGCGTCACCTGACGGTCAGTTCATGTCGTCAGGCGGTTCCTCTTTGGAACCCAGAACTATACATAAAAGGGTATGAGTCACCTGACGACTTTGATGGTCTgtcaggcagtttctggaaaattttcaaaacccCGAAAATACAAAGAAATTTAGAGGGAAACATATATTATCATATCATACACCATGCAATATAgcaaaaaacatgaaaattacgGGTTCAACTCCTCTAACTTGGTTGTTCTGACTGAAATGGAAAATGCTAGAGTCCTCTTGCACCACAATAGATCAAACTCCtacaaccaattcatgtttcatgataattcttataaatctatgattatattatcactcatcatgatcaagtacattataaaaaaaataataagcaaataaatcaacatacaattggcatacgcaggactcaaacccaagtcctttcctaaggaccaagtactctcaaccaattaAACTAGTACTATTCAACGTCACAAACCCccaacattaaatgccataaatgTTTCCatcacccgcatttattaaataattatttatttaattatttaaatttctcgggtcttacaagaGCCCTTGTTGCTCAAGCAAGTGTCCTTGTCGCTCAAGCAAGAGTCCTTATCGCTTAAACGAGAATTTCTAGCTCAGGCGAGAATACTGTAAAGttttaatttccttatttttttaatctgtaATTGActgagttaattttaaaaatatgatgtatgaaACTATCCATGAACGATGTTAGTATTTTGATACTTGACTTGATATGTTGTTGTAAAATATGTGATTGTTTGATATTTGGAATTTAAGATTGAATTATTGATATGTGAATATGAAGATATGATTGTGAAAGTATTGTTGTGAAATTGTGATGATAATGGGTTTGTTGATACATACAAGCATTATATGTGtttgacgtaattccatggatcTCATGGAAAGATTTTATGGTGGTGTTATTTTAATGCATGCATTGGactatggattcaagtaaggtgacatcctgaaactctaatgATCATTCGCACTCAAATAGAGTATAATGGTCCATGTGGTGAAAGTAGCAGGAGGTATAGTCTAAGGCaagataatgaccttagatgatcatggattaaccttgtgtgtggtaggtgAAACCCACTGACAATGACTTTGCAaagtagtagaggccaccacaagtgcaagtctCCAgtgatttcaattttaaatgcatgtatctggataattgagtttagtgtcaaTTGTTTGTGTGCAGTTATTTGGATTATTTGTAGTTACTCATGCATGACTTATAGTTGATATGAATTAAATGGTCTTAGGACAATTCTTTTCtatattagcttacccttgcattatGTGGTCTTGTGTTGtgttcttttgcgatgatcatcattATGGAGGGAGTAGATGAAGATGCGGGTTTAAAGACACCTTTAAAGGATGAGAAGTTCGTAGTTAGAGTTGTGAAATTGCAGTGAATGTATGAGTGGTTAGTACGTTTaggggtgtaaaaaaaattcatacccGTAGGTATCCAtagataaaacccgcaacaggtaaaaaatggatatattgtaaatggatacccgTGGGTAATGGGTACGAGTAATTTTTATACCCGCTTGTTAACAGGATGGGTTtaggtatcatagtatccacATTTGTGGGTACCTATACccactatactctaatttaaattaaaaaaagaaaaaaatgattaaaatattaacacattgattttgggttgtttttatcaattggttttaaaatgcAATCTCATTTTCTTTGTACCCgatcattcaacactatttaaatgagttatttgaactttgtttgaaatttatgaatgttatgtattccattttatttagatttatgGTTAAgatatgttattaaatatttcaattgtttttttaaatacctGCTGGTATCCGCGAATAtccatgaatattaaaaaaactatgtaGATACTCGCACAAATATGGGAACAGGTACGAGATCAATATTTATCCAGCAGATAGAGTAcaggggagctactacccgtaccctatccACCCCATTGATATCCCTAAGGCTCTGTTCGCTTGAGCTGATTTGAATAATTAACAGATTTGGAGAGATGCACTTTTAGTGTAATTTGTGTTCGATTGTGGTGAAACATAGtgatttgagatgaaggatttTCCAAATCTAATAAAAACTTCATCTTCTCATTGATGAACGAATTTGGGTGAATAAAACTGCATTTTACCAATTTACCCCttacacatatttttttttactctcatttatgTACTTGTcattaataatagttattattaataatatatgtatataatagttaataattataaaaatatatatgtaacataataattaataatatatatatatatatatatatatatatgaatattaataatatatatatatataataattaataataaaagttaaaatattattaaattttaatattttttatttatttaaaaattatttatttttatttttattaaaagggtAGTttggtaatttttaaatttgatttattataatttcttttttaatctatcacatcactcaaaatactcactaactttcacaaaattcatCTTCAAATCCATTCATTTtaccctctaaatccactcaaaaacATACACATATTCATTTACACAAATCCACATAaatccatcttcacactctccctTAAATCCATCTTCTTAAGTGAACAAAGCCTAATTACGTTCAGTATAGGGATACCTTTGCTTTGCAGGTTTGGTGGTGTTGTATAAATGGTGTATTTTTATAGTCTGAACTATTAAAgaattgtattaatatacttcCTATTCCATAATTAGcctttgaatattattataaaatgtcttattttattagtttcatACTActaaaatgagatgttacaattttattatagataatttttatttattttataaatacctttttatataaataattattttagttttaaaatgattaatattaaaaaaataaatagaaattaataaaattattattttaattcaaaaaattattattaaaagataaaattagaaataaaatatgtataaagatTGGAGTAGTATGTAACaatgcttttattttttattttctatttttaattaacaatcTCAGGCTTTCTATTtcctatttttaatattaattattcttttaaaatattacagtggattttatcttataataaaaacatgtgtatatattattattattgatgataatatgattttgttatttaaatttaatattagtagtaaaagtaatgtaatttattttagttgtgagaATCTGAAATAACTTTTCATTAAAAATGGATATAACTTAAATAGaaataacacaaaaatcacatgtaacaaatatacataaacaacttatacaaatacaaatatatttaacacaAAATTTCTAATGCCTTAGCATTATACAAATAGAAAAAcctttcatttataaaattggtGTAATAGTCTTTTTTTTCCCAACTATTTAAGGtgatcatttaatttttcttttccttctcacattgttcttatttttgttaaaaagagTGTAACAAAAGAATTTACATGGTCACTTATATAGTACTAAAGTGacttgatttttattatttacaacaTTATGTTGTCGGCCTGATTTAATAGAAAAGAACacattaacttattttaataaaaatgacattacattgacaaaaatattaaagaaacacattgaataatatcaataaaaataaaggaaaaaaaacattaaacctATTAAATCTATCTATAATACAATTGATtgaataatatcaataaaaataaaggaaaaaaaacattaaacctATTAAATCTATCTATAATACAATTGAAAGTATCACAAAAAGCAAAATGTTACACGTGTCATCTTCTTAGTAATTCTTCAATTTCAGATTTCAAACTTTCTTTACCTCTTAAAGTAAATTTTACACGTGTCTTCCCAGTAAAAATTCTCAACCCCTCTTTCTTACTTTCCACCACACTCACTTTTTTCAGCTCTCTTCACTTTCCATCTCTCAAACCCTACCATGTCTTTCGCACTCTCCACCTCTTTGcctcctcaaaccctagccaccTCTCTACCGTCGCCTCAAACCCTCTCCCTCTTTTGCCTCCACAAACGCTTTCCACCTCTCTTCCACCTCTAACGCTCTCCACTTCTCTTCCTTATCAAACGCATTCGACCTCCACCTCTAATGCTCTCCACCTCTTTTCCTTCTCAAACGTATTCAACATCTCTGCCGCCTCAAACTCTCTCGGCGTCTCTTGCGACTCAAACCCTCTCCAGTTTTGTGCCGCATAAAACCCTACCATTTCAATCTCATATCTTCTTCGAATCGCACTCTCCTCTTCCTTCTCGTGGATCTTTTATTTCTGGTTTAGAGTGatgttttgctctcagattCATGAGCACCGTCAAGAACATCAAAAAGGTAAAAAACTTTTCTGATATTTTtcgttcttctaccatatttGTTCTTCTCGcagatcttttcttcttctccaagaTATGAATACTTTGAAtactcttttatgtttttttgtctcTAATGAATGAATGCTTTTCGGCAGATAGATGAAATGTGTCAAGAACACAATAAAGGTTGAAACTTTTGTTCTTCTTGCGTTGTTCTTCTCGCGGATCTTTTGTTCTTCTCCCAgatctgaatatttttttatgtttttttttctctgatgaACGAATGTTTTCTAGCAGATGGATGTACTATTCCAATAACACAATAAAGGTCGaagctttttgtttttcttgcgatattttttttcttctccagatctgaatacttttttatgttatttttctctGATGAATGAATGCTTTCTGTCAGATGGATGAACGGGTTGAGGAACACAATAAAGGTAGAAGCTTTTGTTCTTCTCGTggatcttttcttcttctcctagatcttaataattttttgtgttttttttctctaatgaatgcatgttttctagGAGATGGATGAACTGTTCAAGAACGCAATAAAGGTATAAGTTTTTATTCTTCCCACGAATCTTTTCTCCTTCTCCTggatataaatacttttttatgttttttttttctctgatggATGATTTCTTTCGGTCAAATTGATGAAATGTTTGAAGAACACGATAAAGGTAcaagcttttcttcttctcgcgatttttttttcttcttctcccaaATCTGAATTTTTTGTGAATCGTTTTTGCTTCTACCACCGATATGTAATGTTGTatgtcttctttcttctttttatcaatGCAGTTTTGATGCTTAATGTTGGTGTGATaggaaagaattttttttttttagattattggTGCTCTGAGATGAAGTTGACGAGGAAATGGTTAGTTTTCgagtttttctttcaaaatataatcTTAAATCCAATAATTTAAAACAGTAATTGTTTAATTTCAGATAAGATTTCGTAATCTAGGATAATATTGCATATGAAtgagattatataattttaaaactgatATCAACACATACATTACAAATATTGAGTTTTTTCTATGTCTTTAATTTGTTCACCCGGTAATCCATAACTTTGTTCTCTATATTTCTTACCAACTTTAGGCTATGAATTTGAGAGGAAGTTCATTATAGCATGTTATCTAATTTGATAACTGTAATATCATAttccaaataatttaattccttatgtaagttatatatgttgaatCTAACTCCAAAATAGTTCTGTTTGACAAATAGTTCTTAAAGAGTATGTACTGTAGTCAAACcgtgaaaaagttaaaaataaatttttttatataattaatatattttaaaagaaattattgactttcaaaataaacatgtttattgatttggaatattttattataaatggattgtcattttaaagttgttatctacattattaatattcattcatttataaaattacttatatttgtaatttgatgttaaattTAAAGGATTATTgagtataaaaataatgataatgaaaatatttatattatttttaaagttaaaatttataattttttttgtaagtataataaacacacacacacctaCGTTTCCTTTTCTATTTGGTTTGCAACCTTTTGATgagttttgaatttttgatgTGCAAGTGGCAAGGATTTGTTTTTTTGGAGGTTAGTCCTGCTatcaaaagatggagttgaAGAGTAAAATGGAACTTTAACAgttaatttttgggttttttttgTCTTCTCTAATTGTCTGTTTGAGTGTTTGTTGGTTCTATTTATCTTTGTTTCAAATgaatgttaacttcatttttttaatatctgaatggatttttcattcatatccaTCAACTCATTAGTATCATATCTTCTTGAGCTCCTTTATTGCTCCATATTAACTCCTATCTTTGTAAATATATTTGGCAAATCTCTGTGTACAAGATCAGACTGATTTTGTCTCTGAAATTTT
This region of Vigna unguiculata cultivar IT97K-499-35 chromosome 5, ASM411807v1, whole genome shotgun sequence genomic DNA includes:
- the LOC114186321 gene encoding beta-glucosidase 18-like isoform X2, with amino-acid sequence MKRSAVMILLCFLHFHVQSSHQIQPEISISQFPEGFIFGISTSSYQVEGAPSEDGKGLSNWDVFSHTPGKINNGDNGDIADDHYHRYLEDIELISSLGVNVYRFSISWTRILPRGRYGSINPRGIMFYNKIIDNLLLRGIEPFVTIHHQDLPQELEERYGGWISPLMQRDFVHFAEICFKSFGDRVKYWITINEPALTANYGFLNGKYPPGHCSPPFGNCSAGNSDVEPLIVMHNLLLSHAKAVELYRKHFQKKQGGNIGIVVITEMYEPLRDEECDRQAVRRALAFSIAWVLDPLVFGKYPTEMLSILGSKLPVFSPKEKSLIKGSIDFIGINHYATLYVKDCTLSTCSLGSNHPITGFLETISTRDGIPIGDPTGIPFYCVVPQGMEKIVDYIKIRYHNLPMYITENGYSSLLKPDETVHDLLQDFKRIEFHKAYLAALLRAIRNGADVRGYMIWSLLDNFEWAMGYNTMFGLHYVDRHTLIRIPKLSAQWFSGFLKKTNITEELSHSII
- the LOC114186321 gene encoding beta-glucosidase 18-like isoform X1, with amino-acid sequence MKRSAVMILLCFLHFHVQSSHQIQPEISISQFPEGFIFGISTSSYQVEGAPSEDGKGLSNWDVFSHTPGKINNGDNGDIADDHYHRYLEDIELISSLGVNVYRFSISWTRILPRGRYGSINPRGIMFYNKIIDNLLLRGIEPFVTIHHQDLPQELEERYGGWISPLMQRDFVHFAEICFKSFGDRVKYWITINEPALTANYGFLNGKYPPGHCSPPFGNCSAGNSDVEPLIVMHNLLLSHAKAVELYRKHFQKKQGGNIGIVVITEMYEPLRDEECDRQAVRRALAFSIAWVLDPLVFGKYPTEMLSILGSKLPVFSPKEKSLIKGSIDFIGINHYATLYVKDCTLSTCSLGSNHPITGFLETISTRDGIPIGDPQTGIPFYCVVPQGMEKIVDYIKIRYHNLPMYITENGYSSLLKPDETVHDLLQDFKRIEFHKAYLAALLRAIRNGADVRGYMIWSLLDNFEWAMGYNTMFGLHYVDRHTLIRIPKLSAQWFSGFLKKTNITEELSHSII
- the LOC114186321 gene encoding beta-glucosidase 18-like isoform X3, with translation MFLAIHQEDIELISSLGVNVYRFSISWTRILPRGRYGSINPRGIMFYNKIIDNLLLRGIEPFVTIHHQDLPQELEERYGGWISPLMQRDFVHFAEICFKSFGDRVKYWITINEPALTANYGFLNGKYPPGHCSPPFGNCSAGNSDVEPLIVMHNLLLSHAKAVELYRKHFQKKQGGNIGIVVITEMYEPLRDEECDRQAVRRALAFSIAWVLDPLVFGKYPTEMLSILGSKLPVFSPKEKSLIKGSIDFIGINHYATLYVKDCTLSTCSLGSNHPITGFLETISTRDGIPIGDPQTGIPFYCVVPQGMEKIVDYIKIRYHNLPMYITENGYSSLLKPDETVHDLLQDFKRIEFHKAYLAALLRAIRNGADVRGYMIWSLLDNFEWAMGYNTMFGLHYVDRHTLIRIPKLSAQWFSGFLKKTNITEELSHSII